Sequence from the Torulaspora delbrueckii CBS 1146 chromosome 5, complete genome genome:
CTATCGTCGAATTTAACCGCGGCAACTAACACCAATGCTAATACTAATACTAGTACGAATGcaaataataataattaCGACACAAATAGTGATAATAAATCTAATACAATTAGTAGCACAGAAAACATTGGAACCAATACAACATCAACCGATAAACCAAGTGCACCTACAGGAATGTCATGGGAGCAATTACAACAAACTATGTCACAATTTCAACCACAAGCCTCTGCTCCTGCCCAGTCAAGTATTACAAATCCTGTAAAGGCAGATTTATCAAGAGATATCTGTAAGATGTTCATCGGTGGTCTCAACTGGGAAACAACCGAAGACACTCTAAGAGACTATTTCAGCAAATATGGTAAAGTTATTGATCTAAAAATCATGAAAGATACGAATACTGGGAGATCCAGAGGATTTGGTTTCTTGACATTTGACGAACCTAGCAGTGTTGATGAGGTCGTCAAGACACAACATATTTTAGATGGTAAAGTTATTGACCCAAAGAGGGCCATTCCTAGAGAAGAACAGGACAAGACCGGTAAAATCTTCGTTGGTGGTATTGGTGCCGATGTCAGACCAAAAGAGTTCGAAGAGTTTTTCGCTCAATGGGGTACAATCATTGATGCACAACTTATGTTGGATAAGGATACTGGCAGATCAAGAGGTTTTGGTTTTGTTACCTACGATTCACCCGACGCTGTAGATAGAGTGTGTCAAAATAAGttcattgatttcaaaggtaAAAAGATTGAGATTAAGAGAGCTGAACCAAGACATATGCAAAAGCAGCAACAAGGTGGTGACACCAGTGCCGCTCAAGGTTTCCCAGGCATGGCAAACCCTATGGCTCAAATGTATCAGAATCCAATGATGGGTGGTTTCAATCCAATGTTCAACCCACAGGCAATGGCTGAATACTACCAAAAGATGCAAGAATATTATCAACAAATGCAACAACAAACCGGTATGGATTACACTCAAATGTTTCAACAGCAGATGCAGCAGATGTCCATGATGATGCCAGGTTTTAACATGCCCGGTGCTGGCTCGCCAGATTCCGGCACTCCTAACTTAGGCGATGACGGTAGTTCCAATGCTAATTCGGCAAATGTTCAAACGGTTGGCGGTGAAGGATCCGACGCCAAGGTTGCTGGTGCCAATGACTCTAGCGACAGCGGTGAAAACAAATTGCAAATAAACTTGCCAAGAGGTCCAAGAGGGccctcatcttcttcagatgaCCAAGCCTCGTATTCTCACGGACGTCGTGACCGAGGCGACCGTGGAGATCGTGGAGACCGTGGAGACCGTGGCGACCGTGGCGACCGTAGTGACCGCGGAGACCGTGATTATCATTACCGTGGTAGTAACCGTAATGGATACCGTGGAGGAAACGGAGGATACCGTGGTCGTGGTGGATACAATAGACGTAACAACGGTTACCATCCATATAACAGGTAAGTTAGGTTCATGGGATAACATTTCCCCAAAATTATGTGTATAGTAAGATACTCTTTGTACTAGTTAATGAATTGCTCATCAGCTGCGAGGCAAACTTGAAAGCGGAGTTCACTTTTTGAATTCAACTTTGTATTAATTGCAAAATGAGAGTAGATAATAAATGTACACAAGATAACTAGGAACAGTGATAAATCTAttcgtcttcttccaaagtttgagCGGCGATACGGTccaaatctctttgacCATTTTCAGAGATTCTTCTACCACCCTTTGGAGAGATTTCGACAACACCaatcttttgcaaagcttgCAAAACCTTTCTGTTGATGGAACCGGAAGCATCGACGTGCTTTTGTGGTCTGGCACCTCTGTTCTTGGCACCACCGTacaatttgttcaatttaCCGACACCGACTTGCTTTCTCATGTAAATGTGTCTAGCAACGGAAGCGGCACGCATGTAGAACCAACCTTCGGAATCTTGTGGAGGCATTTCATTACCAGCAGAAGTCTTGACAATGTCAACGTAACCTGGAACTTCCAACTTACCTTGTCTTTGCAAGAAAGAAGCGTAAGCGTTAATGAAATCTTGTGCAGCAACGTCTCTGTAAATTGTTAGTAAaacagtttctttcaaaatcagCATACGATGAGGAATTCTCTCTAATGGTAAGTTTGGATATTATAATTAAAACTCAAGTTCATTGGAAATCCACTGTTATTATCCGTCAATTCATTGGAAACTATTATATCAAAAATCCACTTTAGTTCATCATCTCTTTCATTCTCCTGGTTCACTCTCTCATCGTGTTGCAATTCATTTATAATTCAAACGGGATACGTACCTAACGGAAACACCTGGCATCTTGTCTTATTGATCTGTCTTGGCCTTAACAAACAGCTAATCAAACACTCTCTACTAGATTTCACGATTTACCTATaccttttcaaaaaattgcaGTGACTATTCCCACTAACGCTGTAAACAGACGGTGTGGAGTCTGTCCAGAGCGACCAGACCAGTCCAGGCAGGATAGTCCCATCAGGCTCTGGAAGGAACCCTCGCTAGACACCTTGCCTGGACCGTCAAGCAGCCAGAAGGAACTAACGCCCAGCTCTGCCTAGCTTGCCGGTCTGTCTGTCTAAcgaatgaaatttcacttACCGGCCCGTGTGCAAGAAACGCAAAATATgttttcaatttttcaaaaagtgTGTACGGATGTAAGCAATGTGTTTGGGTGCTGTATTCGGAACAGTCACTCAAAAGCAAGCAAGTTGTTATATACTTTTGGGCTCCATGAATAATTGTGCTTTATGCTATTAATTGATTCATGTGTATATTGTTCCGAGCCGAAATTACAGTGGTCAATGGTAAGAGGATGGAATTGGCTAGTTTATTAACTTGAATTACTTTGTTGATGTAAATAATAATATACAGAAGATCATAATTGCAATTTTAAAGACGAGCCGATTGTTTCAATTTACTACAAACGATATTTATATATATCGATCGGAAGTAATCTTGAAAACAACCAAAAAGACGTAAAATGTAAATCAGCAAAGGCTAACTTACACCTTGAAACCCTTAGATCTACGTCTACCTCTAGCTCTTTCGAACTTTCTACCGGTAGATTGGATTCTTGGGGCCTTACCCTTGTGAGGACCCATACCAAAGTGTCTGACGGCTTCTCTGGAGTTTCTTGGACCTCTCAAGATCAAGGTGTTTTGACCCTTTGGAGCCTTAACAgccaattgatccaaagtGATGGCTTCACCACCAGCCTTGATGATCTTGGCTCTGGCACCAGCAGTGAATCTCAAAGCAGCGACGGTAGTCTTTGggaattcaaagattctgGAGTCATCAGTGACGGTACCGACGACGACAACAGTCTTGTTAGCAGCACCATCTTGCTTCAAAGCTCTAGCAATTCTAGAGACAGACACTGGTGGTCTGTTGATCTTGGATAAGAACAAAGACTTCAAGACAACCTTGTTGAATGGAGCATCAGTACGACCTAATAAAAAAAACGTTTGTTAGTAAATGAAATGAAGGTTCAACAATTTTATTCCAAATATATTAGAATACGATTCTGCTCCAGGTCGCACAAAAATATGTCGATTCTTGCACTCGCAGAATATCTTAGAAGAATGTGGAGTTTTAAAAAATCCCacattttccaaaaattctAAAACATGAGATCGATAAAATCTCATGTCACTTCTCCAATCACTCATTGAGTAAAGGGAGAAAAATCTTTACACCACCAGGTGTCTCTGTAGCAGAATCCTTCTAtccattttcaaattatcaaaTTTGCACATACGAGCTAGGAAAGAGTATAGCTTGACCAACAAGCTCAAGTAGACATTGTCGGACTTTGGAGCGGTTCTGTGACCAGATCTCTTGTGTTGTTTGGAAGTGTGATCAATACCCATCTTTGCTTGCTGTTTTCGCTTGAATAAAAGAACCTTCAAGATGAAAGACTGTTTAATTGAATATAAGTATCTTATAAGATGAAGTcgaaaagtgaaaaattattggATTACTGCGCGTCTTggaaaaatattgaaaaaaacaATGTATTAGTATTTCTTAATAGTTTCATACTAAAACCCATAGACCATTTGTTCAAACTGAAGAACCAGGACACCTCGCCCTGTGCAAAAAAACAGTCCCAAGTACTTTAATGCACTGTAAATCAGAACCTACAAAGCTTGGCACCAACACAGATGTATCTGGAAACTATGTAGCAAGCGGAACCAGCCAACATAAGAACAGAAACAaagatgataaatttgTTGTATTCTGCTGGCGTTcctttgttgatgatagCACCGGCGATTGGAAGTACCGGAATAGTGATAATTGCTTGTAAGAAATAGGCTGTAGAATACCGCTTGCCGAAATCTTCCGTTCTAGAGATTTGTCCTACGCATACTGGCGtcaatgaaagaattgaaccAGTGGCGAAACCGTAAATACAGACGTAGGCCCACAGCGCGCCAACATGTCCACCGAAAGGCAACCATATGATTAGATTTGAGAGTCCGGCCAGAAGCACCGTGATTATGACGACGTTGAATCGACCGAGATGTCTGTCTGCGATGTAACCAGGGATATACCTTCCGAGGATACCAACAGCGTTAGTAGCGGTAATTAGGGCGTACGAAGTGGTTTCGCTATTGCCTCTAGCCAAGGAGTAAGATGCTAAATATGTCGCCGATGCGGTCAAAGAGCTTTCTGCCAGCGAGGATCCCAGGGCAGCAAAGAGAAACTTGCCCTCAAGGAAGTATCTCCAGTTAAATGACGACGATACGTACCATTTGGCCAGCTGTTTTTTTGAAGCAAAGGGTTCGCATTCAACTCTACTTCTCTCATGACAAAGAACTGTGGAAACAATCAGACAGGCAAGGCAAACGAATCCCACGATTCTCATAGCCCATGGGAAACCAACTTCCTTAtaaagcttcttcagcattATTGGGAAGAAGACACCGCCAACAGAACCCCCCATTGTGGCTGTACTAGTTGCAATGGCTctccttttgaagaaccaacTAGCTAGCACACTGACTAGTGGAGTCATTAAAATTCCAGTACCAATACCACTCAGCAAGGAGAAAGACAGGATGAACTGGTACACTGTTGTGCAATTAGCAAGACACATAATACCACCAACATATATCACTGTACCTGCACTCATTGGGGTTTTACTACCATTTCTGTCAAAATAACCACCTGCCAGAATGCAACTCAGGAAACTTATGGCTATGTAGAGGGAAAAGATCCATGAAGTGGTAGAAGGAGCCACTTTGGCCAATTGATTCCTGGAGATATACGACTCAATGGCACCTAGCGAGTTGAGCAACCCGAAAACAGGAATCAGTCCAATAAAAGATCCCAAAACGACTAACCAAGCTTGAATTCCACCATCTGGGTACTCATCATCGTCAGTGGGCACACTGGGCTTGTCTAGATCTCTTGATGTGACGCTTCTTAAACTCGAAGGCCCAATATCGATCACATCATTATGCTTCTTCACAATCGACTCATTATTGTGATTGGTCGCGTAACCAGAACTAGCTGGATTCTCGTTACTAGTAATACTGCGTAGCTCTAAACTTTGCAGGTCTTTGGAGCTTCGGCTCTTCGAAAAGAATATCTTTGCAGGTCTGGCAATTACATTAACCGGAAACATTACACGGTCGCAATCTACCTATTATTTActcaactttatcatctaAAACCCACAATTACAACTTCAACGAATATTGAAAGCTTAAATCTAAACCTTCAATCATCTATAAGGATTAGTCATGGAGTTCTAGCAATTCGGAAAACTGCGTCGGCAATTGATCCCCGAAGTGCAATTGCATGAAAAGAATCATCGTTCTGTCTAGTAACCAATCTAAAGAACTATACAACGATGCGATACGCTTGGCGCCGTTCGAAGGTCGCTCATGCCACTGTTGAGGCTGCAACGCACTCACAAGTGACTTAAAATGCTCTCTGCAGAAGAAACATCGACACCTGTTTTGTCTGGCTCAGCAAATTCCTCAACAACTTTACCATCCTGTACAATGGCAGCGTATCTGATGGATCTCTCGTTGCCAAAGACCTTGGTGGAGTCGAAAAGATGCCCACCGGCCTTGGCAAAGGCACCTTCGGTGTCAGCGATGATTCTTACATCATTGGGGACCTTTAAGCTCTTTCCCCAGGCTGCAGTGACGAACGGATCGTTAACGGCAGTGACCAGAACCTGTTTAACACccttttctttcaattgtgACAGATTCTTGATGTATCCTGGAATATGAGTAGCAGAACAGGCTGGAGAGAAAGCAGCTGGCACTCCGACCAAAATGTATTTACCCTTAGCGACCTCTTGGCCTAAATCGACTGCATTTCCTGGTGAATTCTCCTTAAGACCTGGCAAACCGGTTGGAATCTTGTCGCCCTTCTTGAATAGCTGAGGAGATAGAGTTCTGAATCCACGAACAAAGGCTTTACGATTGATTGATTGTAGCATTTTGTCTCAGTCGGTAGTGATCTGTAGATGTTGATTGTCATTGTCTTGCAAATGCGTGCTTATATAGGGAGCAAGCAGAAAGGGGGATCACAGTTAGCGGTTTTGCGCAGAGTGAATAACCAATTACACTGGTTCAAGTAAACCCATCATTACATGTTGATATTCCGTTTAAGATACTCTTGAgtgtttgatcttgtttCGCGACCTTGTAGCTAATTTGATTAAGAATGTTTAGATGAGCGAGTATCTCTTCTCATTTCAATTActgaaagaagcagaatGGCGGATGATGAGAACTATGATGCATTGATGGCATCTGATGATGCCAATTACGATGATTTTATGATGtccgatgaagaaggagcTGAGATGATTGAGATGGAGGAAGAGAGTGATGAGCAACCTGAAGGAACAGATAACACCGGCAACAATGCGAATGATAGGGTTGATGATGCAGCATTACAGGACACCTACGAGATGGCGCTATCTTTTGCAGACGATCATGATTTTGACCGTGCAAGACAGCTACTGGCGGATATCAGCACCAGGGCTAATGATCTGGTATGGCAATGGAAGGCCTCGACTCAAGTACTAAAGACGTGGGTTTCAGAGAGTCACTACAATCGATGTTATGAAGATGATATAATGCTGGATGATTTTGACGCACTTTTAACCTTTTTAGAAGAGAATATGCGCGAATTGGATGGGATTGTATTAAAGAAATCCTTGGGTGATCTGCTAGATGAATTATTTCCATTTATGAGTCGAGAGTTCTTGTACGCTACGGAATTAACAGCTTCTCCTTATACGACAATGAAAATGGTGCGACGAGTGAATGCTCTAGCTCGATTGCAAACGATTCTGGACATTGACCGACCACCATGGGCAGAGAAATTAATTGATACAGTGAATTTTAAGAAGCAAACAATGGCAATATGGAGCGAAAGACTCCAGAATGGCCGTATAAGTCTAAAGGATTTACAGGGTCTGGAGGCTTGCTGTCAAGCGACAGATTTGGCAGCTGCAGTGAAGGACCCGGATTACACCGATAGGCTTAATTTGATACTTCAATGCCACATCTTTTGCTTCATGAGCTCTCCCTGTGATGTCAACGTCTCTCAATTATCGTGGTTCGTTGATAGACTTGAGCaattatcatcaaactcGCTTGCAATACAACAAAGCCTTGGACTAATGCTTCAATTACACACATCGAAAGCCATTTTGGTCCTTGCAGCCGACATGAAGGAAGATTCTGCTGGCGATTTGCCTCTGGTTCGTCATGTGAATAAGCTAAGAGAACATCTTTGGGAGTGCTTACAACATATGGAAGAAGTTGGCGGATCAAAACAGGAGTTCTCCTCAGTATTCGAGAAATTCATCCTTTCGGGTTTTATATTTTGCAATATGATCCTTTATCGCTCTGAAAGAACCAAGATTAACCCTTTTGACCTAGAGCAGATCAAAATCGCTCAGGACTCACCATGTGTCACTCAACTTCAAGCGGTATATCACAATTTTGTGGACTCACAATTATCTGGCTTGTACACTTCGATACAAGAGCTCACTGCCGTGAAGGACCTTTTGAGTGGCCTCATTGATAATGTCTACTATTTGGCTCGTCTAATCAAACTATGGACCCAAATTGCCCCGGTATACTCGTGCATCCCGCTCAAAGACCTTCAGCAAATGCTGCGACTTCACGACAACATATCGTTTTCACGCGATGAACTGCTCACGGTGCTGATGAGGTCCATCATGAAGGACACTGCGAAGACTTTCTACAAGCTCGATCTCACCCAAGACTTAgtcttctttggagatgAGTACAAGACACAGCTGGGCATGTACTCGAAGGAGAGTTTCACTAAAGACTGCGTCTGCAAGAAGGGCTCCAACATCGATTGGGCCAACGACGTCGGTATTTTCCAAGAGCCGTGTGGACTTAAAAACCTAGATACTTGCGCtttttttgacaaattacaaagatcaagagacaCAATTCATAGCAGCCCAAGAGCAGGGTTCCAGCCGGCCAACATGCGCTACAGTGA
This genomic interval carries:
- the HRP1 gene encoding Hrp1p (similar to Saccharomyces cerevisiae HRP1 (YOL123W); ancestral locus Anc_3.49), encoding MNSDDEDFNDIYGDESTSTTTVPQNKDEPKKDVTTETTTTPPKDSISNATSSLDQLAALQALSSNLTAATNTNANTNTSTNANNNNYDTNSDNKSNTISSTENIGTNTTSTDKPSAPTGMSWEQLQQTMSQFQPQASAPAQSSITNPVKADLSRDICKMFIGGLNWETTEDTLRDYFSKYGKVIDLKIMKDTNTGRSRGFGFLTFDEPSSVDEVVKTQHILDGKVIDPKRAIPREEQDKTGKIFVGGIGADVRPKEFEEFFAQWGTIIDAQLMLDKDTGRSRGFGFVTYDSPDAVDRVCQNKFIDFKGKKIEIKRAEPRHMQKQQQGGDTSAAQGFPGMANPMAQMYQNPMMGGFNPMFNPQAMAEYYQKMQEYYQQMQQQTGMDYTQMFQQQMQQMSMMMPGFNMPGAGSPDSGTPNLGDDGSSNANSANVQTVGGEGSDAKVAGANDSSDSGENKLQINLPRGPRGPSSSSDDQASYSHGRRDRGDRGDRGDRGDRGDRGDRSDRGDRDYHYRGSNRNGYRGGNGGYRGRGGYNRRNNGYHPYNR
- the RPS19A gene encoding 40S ribosomal protein eS19 (similar to Saccharomyces cerevisiae RPS19B (YNL302C) and RPS19A (YOL121C); ancestral locus Anc_3.51); its protein translation is MPGVSVRDVAAQDFINAYASFLQRQGKLEVPGYVDIVKTSAGNEMPPQDSEGWFYMRAASVARHIYMRKQVGVGKLNKLYGGAKNRGARPQKHVDASGSINRKVLQALQKIGVVEISPKGGRRISENGQRDLDRIAAQTLEEDE
- the RPL18A gene encoding 60S ribosomal protein eL18 (similar to Saccharomyces cerevisiae RPL18B (YNL301C) and RPL18A (YOL120C); ancestral locus Anc_3.52) codes for the protein MGIDHTSKQHKRSGHRTAPKSDNVYLSLLVKLYSFLARRTDAPFNKVVLKSLFLSKINRPPVSVSRIARALKQDGAANKTVVVVGTVTDDSRIFEFPKTTVAALRFTAGARAKIIKAGGEAITLDQLAVKAPKGQNTLILRGPRNSREAVRHFGMGPHKGKAPRIQSTGRKFERARGRRRSKGFKV
- the MCH4 gene encoding Mch4p (similar to Saccharomyces cerevisiae MCH4 (YOL119C); ancestral locus Anc_3.53); its protein translation is MFPVNVIARPAKIFFSKSRSSKDLQSLELRSITSNENPASSGYATNHNNESIVKKHNDVIDIGPSSLRSVTSRDLDKPSVPTDDDEYPDGGIQAWLVVLGSFIGLIPVFGLLNSLGAIESYISRNQLAKVAPSTTSWIFSLYIAISFLSCILAGGYFDRNGSKTPMSAGTVIYVGGIMCLANCTTVYQFILSFSLLSGIGTGILMTPLVSVLASWFFKRRAIATSTATMGGSVGGVFFPIMLKKLYKEVGFPWAMRIVGFVCLACLIVSTVLCHERSRVECEPFASKKQLAKWYVSSSFNWRYFLEGKFLFAALGSSLAESSLTASATYLASYSLARGNSETTSYALITATNAVGILGRYIPGYIADRHLGRFNVVIITVLLAGLSNLIIWLPFGGHVGALWAYVCIYGFATGSILSLTPVCVGQISRTEDFGKRYSTAYFLQAIITIPVLPIAGAIINKGTPAEYNKFIIFVSVLMLAGSACYIVSRYICVGAKLCRF
- the TDEL0E00640 gene encoding peroxiredoxin family protein (ancestral locus Anc_3.54), which gives rise to MLQSINRKAFVRGFRTLSPQLFKKGDKIPTGLPGLKENSPGNAVDLGQEVAKGKYILVGVPAAFSPACSATHIPGYIKNLSQLKEKGVKQVLVTAVNDPFVTAAWGKSLKVPNDVRIIADTEGAFAKAGGHLFDSTKVFGNERSIRYAAIVQDGKVVEEFAEPDKTGVDVSSAESILSHL
- the RRI2 gene encoding Rri2p (similar to Saccharomyces cerevisiae RRI2 (YOL117W); ancestral locus Anc_3.55), which gives rise to MASDDANYDDFMMSDEEGAEMIEMEEESDEQPEGTDNTGNNANDRVDDAALQDTYEMALSFADDHDFDRARQLLADISTRANDLVWQWKASTQVLKTWVSESHYNRCYEDDIMLDDFDALLTFLEENMRELDGIVLKKSLGDLLDELFPFMSREFLYATELTASPYTTMKMVRRVNALARLQTILDIDRPPWAEKLIDTVNFKKQTMAIWSERLQNGRISLKDLQGLEACCQATDLAAAVKDPDYTDRLNLILQCHIFCFMSSPCDVNVSQLSWFVDRLEQLSSNSLAIQQSLGLMLQLHTSKAILVLAADMKEDSAGDLPLVRHVNKLREHLWECLQHMEEVGGSKQEFSSVFEKFILSGFIFCNMILYRSERTKINPFDLEQIKIAQDSPCVTQLQAVYHNFVDSQLSGLYTSIQELTAVKDLLSGLIDNVYYLARLIKLWTQIAPVYSCIPLKDLQQMLRLHDNISFSRDELLTVLMRSIMKDTAKTFYKLDLTQDLVFFGDEYKTQLGMYSKESFTKDCVCKKGSNIDWANDVGIFQEPCGLKNLDTCAFFDKLQRSRDTIHSSPRAGFQPANMRYSDKYDELAKLAKDSLSRSR